The Gemmatirosa kalamazoonensis nucleotide sequence GCCGCGCATCGTCGAGCACTTCGTGGAGTCCCACTGGTTGGCCGTGCCGGCGTACGGCAGCACGTCGTTGCCGTTGATCGTCCCCGAGCCGTTGACCTGTACGTCGCCGTCGGCCATGACGGCGCCACGCGGCTGGATCGTGGGGTAGGCGAGCCGCACGAATGCGGAGACGTCGCGCGTCGCCTGGAGGTTCGGGTTCGGGATGCTCGCGCGTCCGATCGACTCGATCCAGTAGAGCATGTTGTCGAGGCGCGTGACGCGCACACGTGCGGTGTCGCCGTTGAACACGGCCACCATGCTGTCGTTCACCGCCCCGATGGGGAAGCCGCCGGCGACGGGTGGGACGTTGAGCGCGGGGTCCCACTTCGCCATGCGGAGGTTGAGGCCGTACTCGGCGACGCCGAACGCGCGCTGCTCGACGAGCGCGTTGCGGCCGCCGCGGTACGACTGCTGCGACGCCGCGAACCCGCCGGCGGCGACGAGGCCGAGGGCGACGAGACAGACGAGAGTGACGACGAGCGCCGCGCCGCGGCGCACGCCGTTGGGCAACGCGCGCGGGGCGCGCCTCGTGGAGCGTCTGGAGTTCGTCATTGGGTCTGCCGGTTGCGGAGAGCGATGCGAAGGAGCAGCGAGTCGCGCACGACCACGGTGTCCTTCTCGCCGCGGACGCGGGCTGCGCCGCGCAGCGTCACGTCGACGCGCCCGATGCGCGCGCCGAGGCCCGGCGGCGTCGGGAGCAGCACGCCGGTCGTGTCGTAGTACCGGAAGCGCACGCCCGACCCCGTCGCCGCGTAGGGCGCGAACGGGCCGGCGACCGCCTCGGTCGCGTTCCACTTGCCGCCGACGCTGTCGGCGTAGCCCAGGTACCAGCGCTTCGTCGTGGTCGACGCCTGGTAGAGCGCGTACCGCACGAGGCGGAGGAACCGCACCGGCCTCCCGGGCCCCCCGTCGACGACGGACACGGTGTCGTTCAGTGTCACGCGCCAGCGCGGCTTCGACGCCGGCGGGTCGAGCACCGGGTCCGTGAACGGCGCCCCGGGGCACGAGGTGCTGGGTGCCGCCCCGATCGAGACGATCTGCAGCATGCGCCAGCTGTCGTTCGACGGGTCGAGATCGTTGGTGACGTACACCGCCACCCAATCGCCCGGCTTGGGGTCCGTGTACCACGAGGTGAGGACGTTCCGCGCCAGGTTCTGCGGCGGCAGGTCGAGCGTGCTCGTGGTGGGCCGCCCGCAGATCACCGAGGTGCCGAAGTTGGCCCGCAGACGCACCGCCGAATCGGACATCGACACGACGTCGCCGAGCTGCACCGATGCCGCGCGCAGGTCGACCGGCAGCAGACCGAGCCCGGTGCGCAGGTCGCGCTGGATCGCGACCGACTCGCGCGTGCGGTTGTAGCCGCGGAGCTGTGTGACGAACACCTTCGCCACGGCGCCGCCGATGACGAGCACCAGCACGATCGTGACGAGCAGTTCGACGATCGAGAAGCCGGGGCGCGCGGCGCGCCGGCCGGAGCGTGGCGTCAGCGGCATGGGAGCACGTTCCTGTAGACGAGGGGGCGCGAGCGGCCGGGCACCGTCAGCGTGTCCTGCAGATCCAGGCGGTACGTGGCGGCGGTCACGACCCACCGTTCGGTGATGCCGCGATAGACCGGCGGCTTGCCCGTCGTGGTCCCCGCGGAGACGAACGTCTGACACGGGATGCTGGCGAGGGAGTCGAAGCGCGCCTGCGCGAGGGCCGACGCCACCGTCTGCACGCTTCCGCCGCGCGTCATCTTCGACGACGTGACGCCGAGCGTCGCGAGCGCGAGGAGGCCGACCGACAGCAGCAGGATGGCGAACACGACCTCGACGAGAGTGAAGCCGCGGCGCGCGTGGCGCGGCGGCGCGGCGACGCGCGCGCTCACAGCGAGCACCCGCGCGGCATGACCTGACCGAGATTCGTGATGCACACCGAGTCCTTGGCGGTGCCCTTGGTGATGATGACTCTCGCGATGCGGCCGAGGCGCGGGTTCGCGAAGCCCCGCCCGTCGTACGCCACCAGCGTGTCGCCGGGCGAGGCGAGCGACAGCTTGGCGCCGTACGCGGTGAGAAAGTCCTCCGGGGCCATCACGGTGTACGTACCGACCACCGAGCCGCCCGCGATCGCGACGGTATCGACGTACGCGAGCACCGCGTTGCCGCGAACGACGAATCGGCCGGTGCGGCCACGCTGCACGGCGCCGGCCCGCGCCGCGTCGAGCACGGCGGTGATGGTCTGGCGCACCGCACGCACCGCGAACGCATTGCGCGCACGCGCCAGCGGCGACCCGGCCATCGTTGCGAGGATGCTGGCCATCACGAGGGCGATCAGGAGCTCCGTGAGCGAGAACCCGGACCGCGCGAACGGCGAGCGACGACGCGTGACGGAATCAGTGATGTGCACCATGCCTCGGGAGGTCTCGACACGTGACGCGGACAAGTTGAGCGTCCGCGATGAACGCCGGCGTGCGCGGTACGATGCGCTCGCGCTCTACCGGCTGACGGGCGAGACCGAGCGCACGTCACCATGTCGCGCGTTCGCGAGTGTGACGGGCGTCGCGAGTGTGTCGGTGTGTCGCGCGTGCGCGACACGTGCACGCAGTGTGGCGCGCGCGCCATCGTCGCGCGGCAGCGCGCAGGGATCGTCGTCGGCGTCGCGCGGCGGCGTCGTTAGGCACGTGCGCGCGGCGTCGAGCAGCTCGTCGACGGAGCGGAAGCCGACGGGCGGATCGGCGAGCTCCACGTGCGGCCAGTCGAACGTGTCGGACGGCGTGCCGACGAGGCGGAAGCGGCCCTCGCCCCACGCGAGCACCCACCGACGGAAGCGGATCCACTCGCGCACCTTGCGCATCGTGTCGATGCGGCCGTCGCCGACGAGGATGTCGGCGGCGCGCCCGTACTGATGCGCGGAGGTCGCGGTGAACGTCTGCCCGTTGCCGTGCGCGAGCAGGTACGCCTGTCGCTCTGGGGCGCGGTACGTCTCGGCGACGCGCACGGTGAAGCCGGCGGCGCGCGCGGCGTCGAGCAGCTCGGCGAACGCGACGCGCGCATCGGCGTCGAGCCACGCGAGGCCGGTGTGATACGAGCTGCGCGCCGCGCCCGGCCACGCGCGACGATCGAGCGCGCGGATGCGGGCGACGAACGCCTCCCACGTCTCGCCGTGCCGCCGCCACGAGCGGTAGCCGACGCGTGCCGCGAGACCGCCGGCGCCGTCGTAGCGAAGCACGGCCGCGGGCGTGGAGTCGGGGAGCCAGAGCCGGTTCGGGTCGGCGATGCCGAACGCGTCGCGGAGCAGGGCGCGCTCCTCGTCGGTGAACGCGCGCCGCACGTAGCGCGGCCGGCGGTGCGCGTCGCGGCCGGCGTAGGCGAGGGCATCGGCCTCGCGCGCGGATGCCGAGCTGTCGACGACGGCCGGCGGCGCGGGCGCGGGCGCCGGCGCCGGCGCGGCGGGCTCGGCGAGCGCGGTCGGGGTGCGCAGGCCGCGGACGCCGAGGCACGCGCCCGCGAGCAGGAGGATGCCGGCGAAGGCGAGCGCGGTGCGACGGACGTGGGCGCGCTGCACGGGGGCGGGCGCCACCCGCTCCCGTGCAGGAATGCGCGTCTGCGTCTCGGACGACGGGGGCGCGACCCTCGTGCGCCGCCGGCGTCGGGTCATCCGGCGAGCTGCTGCCACGTCTGCCTCACTGCTACGTCGAGCGGCGCCGCCCGGGGGGTTGGGACGGGCCGCCGGAGTTCGAGAGGCCAGGATCGTGCCGCGGCGGGAGCGCGACTGACGGCGGGACGATCCACGGCGGGACGATCCACGGCGGGACGATCCACGGCGGGATCGCTCGCGCGGGATCGTAGTTATCAGGGGGGCTCCCCCCCCTTCGCCCAAGGTGCTGCTCGGTCGACGCGCCGCGGTACCGATCCGACGCCGACCGGATCCCGCGCGACGCACCGCCGTCAGCGCGCGCCGAGCCCCGGAGCCGACGCGGGCGGGCGGCGGTGGTGGGTCGCCTGCTCGTAGCCGTAGACGAGCCGGAACAGCGGGCCCTCGGTCCACGGGCGGCCGAAGAACGTCATCCCCGCCGGCAGCGCGCCGGCGCCGGTCGCGTTAGGCGTCCACCCCATCGGCACCGTGACCGCGGGGAAGCCGGTCATCGGCGAGAAGATCTGGCTGTTGTCGCCCGCCGGCGTGTTCAGGTCGCCGATGAGGCGCGGCGGGTTGCTCCACGTCGGGTAGACCAGCGCGTCGAGCTTCAGGGAGTCCATCATCGCGAGCACCGCGGTGCGCAGCTCGGCGCGCGCGCCCTCGTAGCTGCGACACCCCGCGCTCGTCTCGGGCGGCTCGGTGGCGCCCTGCGCGTTGCGCAGCCGGAGCTCCACGGTCGGGTGGAAGCGGCGCGAGCGGAGCACGTCGTCGACGGTCTTCACCGGTGCGTTAGGCGCACGCGCGGCGAGATACCGCTCGAGATCGTACTTGAACCGGTTGCAGCCGCCGCTCCGTC carries:
- a CDS encoding pilus assembly FimT family protein, with the translated sequence MVHITDSVTRRRSPFARSGFSLTELLIALVMASILATMAGSPLARARNAFAVRAVRQTITAVLDAARAGAVQRGRTGRFVVRGNAVLAYVDTVAIAGGSVVGTYTVMAPEDFLTAYGAKLSLASPGDTLVAYDGRGFANPRLGRIARVIITKGTAKDSVCITNLGQVMPRGCSL
- a CDS encoding M15 family metallopeptidase codes for the protein MQRAHVRRTALAFAGILLLAGACLGVRGLRTPTALAEPAAPAPAPAPAPPAVVDSSASAREADALAYAGRDAHRRPRYVRRAFTDEERALLRDAFGIADPNRLWLPDSTPAAVLRYDGAGGLAARVGYRSWRRHGETWEAFVARIRALDRRAWPGAARSSYHTGLAWLDADARVAFAELLDAARAAGFTVRVAETYRAPERQAYLLAHGNGQTFTATSAHQYGRAADILVGDGRIDTMRKVREWIRFRRWVLAWGEGRFRLVGTPSDTFDWPHVELADPPVGFRSVDELLDAARTCLTTPPRDADDDPCALPRDDGARATLRARVAHARHTDTLATPVTLANARHGDVRSVSPVSR
- a CDS encoding type IV pilus modification PilV family protein encodes the protein MSARVAAPPRHARRGFTLVEVVFAILLLSVGLLALATLGVTSSKMTRGGSVQTVASALAQARFDSLASIPCQTFVSAGTTTGKPPVYRGITERWVVTAATYRLDLQDTLTVPGRSRPLVYRNVLPCR